From a region of the Flavobacterium sediminilitoris genome:
- a CDS encoding PorP/SprF family type IX secretion system membrane protein: MKKIHLGIILCMLFSVTFSQENAYSSFDVTLNNSIKLNRFLINPAFSYSREVAPSLNLANKRQWVKFEDSPVLYLLNYQGRLSNESRFAIGVYSQSIGLLKNNGGVINYAYNVPMQNETNLTFGINAYFSSSNFDINRVITESPEPLLINQGATAFVNIKPGINLNINNFDIGISANNIVSYNLSTSESVQDNNSATFSGHLMYTKELSSYYNILDGSNFSGMLQVENRKDGTGISGSFLLDQEELGWLEAGYNTFRGANAGIGVAISKKFLIGYSYNLSINNSLFFGSSHEFSLSYKFTNYNDSYNFRKRAQKLRDKKAAKQPVSTPKNNSGEDRLAKEAARKEKIEQNRLAREEAIKAKAEKDRLAKEAIENARLERERLAKEAEVKPKEEVLPVDNIEAEKDRLAKEAAAKAQAEKDRLAKEAAAKAQAEKDRLAKEAAAKAQAEKDRLAKEAAAKAQAEKDRLAKEAAAKAQAEKDRLAKEAAAKAQAEKDRLAKEAAAKAQAEKDRLAKEVAAAESQAEKDRLAKEAAAKAQAEKERLAREAAEAQAEKDRLAKEAAAKAQAEKERLAREASEAQAEKDRLAKEAAAKAQAEKERLAREASEAQAEKDRLAKEAAAKAQAEKERLAREASEAQAEKDRLAKEAAAKAQAEKERLAREASEAQAEKDRLAKEAAAKAQAEKERLARLALEAQAEKDRLAKSNLSVEDKISSIETKLNVSNKVLDNYKREIAQKTKNSDNLIKRLDSIVKERDLDLKAYISENDPNSKSVQRKFVSTTQQNAQLNAIKSEIASNKKVFDDLISDFESANKVRLEQLKKNGVSDEDAKLLNQYYQSVIDDLKNKRQQYIQFEKIADDRIKKINADKEEERLKRIKRAEYDSEQQRILNDQKSLEDIKNSTAQNSNANSGNTTEQEETSSNDISIIQKLNGVESGYYVVLGKYKNIAERDAFVRQVVAGGGTSVTLFYNIYDATYYVYIDKFDDLSSAVKATQARGTKSYNKKMSIVKVE; this comes from the coding sequence TTGAAAAAAATACACTTAGGGATAATTTTATGTATGCTTTTTTCTGTAACTTTTTCACAAGAAAATGCTTACTCCTCTTTCGATGTTACATTAAATAATTCAATTAAATTGAATCGGTTTCTTATTAACCCTGCTTTTAGCTATTCTAGGGAAGTAGCTCCTTCTTTAAATTTAGCAAATAAAAGACAATGGGTAAAATTTGAGGATTCACCCGTTTTATACTTACTAAACTATCAGGGGAGATTAAGTAATGAGTCTCGTTTTGCTATAGGAGTATATTCTCAATCTATAGGTTTATTGAAAAATAATGGAGGTGTAATAAATTATGCTTACAATGTTCCTATGCAAAATGAAACCAATTTAACATTTGGTATTAATGCATATTTTTCAAGTAGTAATTTTGATATTAATAGAGTCATTACAGAATCTCCTGAACCACTTTTAATAAATCAAGGCGCAACCGCTTTTGTAAATATAAAACCAGGAATAAATTTAAACATAAATAATTTTGATATAGGAATTTCTGCAAACAATATAGTTTCTTATAATTTAAGCACTAGTGAATCAGTACAAGATAATAATTCAGCTACTTTTTCTGGACATTTAATGTATACAAAGGAACTTAGTAGTTATTATAATATTTTGGACGGAAGTAATTTCTCTGGAATGCTTCAAGTTGAAAATAGAAAGGATGGTACAGGTATATCTGGGAGTTTTTTATTAGATCAAGAAGAATTAGGTTGGTTAGAAGCAGGTTATAATACTTTTAGAGGCGCAAATGCAGGAATTGGAGTTGCTATTTCTAAAAAGTTTTTAATAGGATATTCTTATAATTTATCAATTAATAATTCTTTATTTTTTGGTTCAAGTCATGAGTTTTCTTTATCATATAAGTTTACGAATTATAATGATTCTTATAATTTTAGGAAACGAGCACAAAAATTAAGAGATAAAAAAGCAGCAAAACAGCCTGTTTCTACTCCAAAAAATAATTCTGGAGAAGATAGGTTAGCAAAAGAAGCAGCTAGAAAAGAAAAAATAGAACAAAATAGGTTAGCTAGAGAAGAGGCTATAAAAGCTAAAGCTGAGAAAGATAGATTAGCAAAAGAAGCTATTGAAAATGCAAGGTTAGAAAGAGAAAGATTAGCAAAAGAGGCAGAAGTAAAACCTAAAGAAGAGGTTTTACCTGTTGATAATATAGAAGCTGAGAAAGACAGATTGGCAAAAGAAGCAGCAGCAAAAGCACAAGCTGAGAAAGATAGATTGGCAAAAGAAGCAGCAGCAAAAGCACAAGCTGAGAAAGATAGATTGGCAAAAGAAGCAGCAGCAAAAGCACAAGCTGAGAAAGATAGATTAGCAAAAGAAGCAGCAGCAAAAGCACAAGCTGAGAAAGATAGATTAGCAAAAGAAGCAGCAGCAAAAGCACAAGCTGAGAAAGATAGATTAGCAAAAGAAGCAGCAGCAAAAGCACAAGCTGAGAAAGATAGATTGGCAAAAGAAGCAGCAGCAAAAGCACAAGCTGAGAAAGATAGATTAGCAAAAGAAGTTGCAGCAGCAGAATCACAAGCTGAGAAAGACAGATTGGCAAAAGAAGCAGCAGCAAAAGCGCAGGCTGAAAAAGAAAGACTAGCAAGAGAAGCAGCAGAAGCACAGGCAGAGAAAGACAGATTAGCAAAAGAAGCAGCAGCAAAAGCACAAGCTGAAAAAGAAAGACTAGCAAGAGAAGCATCAGAGGCACAAGCTGAGAAAGATAGATTGGCAAAAGAAGCAGCAGCAAAAGCGCAGGCTGAAAAAGAAAGACTAGCAAGAGAAGCATCAGAGGCACAAGCTGAGAAAGATAGATTAGCAAAAGAAGCAGCAGCAAAAGCGCAGGCTGAAAAAGAAAGACTAGCAAGAGAAGCATCAGAGGCACAAGCTGAGAAAGACAGATTAGCAAAAGAAGCAGCAGCAAAAGCGCAGGCTGAAAAAGAAAGACTAGCAAGAGAAGCATCAGAGGCACAAGCTGAGAAAGATAGATTAGCAAAAGAAGCAGCAGCAAAAGCACAGGCTGAAAAGGAAAGATTAGCAAGACTAGCATTGGAAGCGCAAGCGGAGAAAGATAGATTAGCGAAATCTAACCTTTCTGTAGAAGATAAAATTTCTAGTATAGAAACTAAATTAAATGTATCAAATAAAGTACTTGATAATTATAAGCGAGAAATTGCTCAGAAAACTAAAAATTCAGATAATTTAATTAAAAGACTGGACTCTATTGTAAAGGAAAGAGATTTAGACTTAAAGGCTTATATTTCTGAAAATGATCCTAATAGTAAAAGTGTGCAACGTAAATTTGTTAGTACAACTCAACAAAATGCACAGTTAAACGCAATTAAAAGCGAAATAGCATCTAACAAAAAAGTTTTCGACGATTTAATTTCAGATTTTGAAAGCGCAAATAAAGTTAGACTTGAACAATTAAAGAAGAATGGTGTTAGTGATGAAGATGCTAAACTATTAAATCAGTATTATCAATCAGTTATTGATGATTTGAAAAACAAAAGACAACAATATATACAGTTTGAAAAAATTGCTGATGATAGAATTAAGAAAATTAATGCCGATAAAGAGGAAGAAAGATTAAAAAGAATTAAAAGAGCAGAATACGATAGTGAGCAACAGAGGATACTTAATGACCAAAAATCATTAGAAGATATTAAAAACTCTACTGCTCAAAATTCAAATGCAAATTCTGGAAACACAACAGAACAAGAGGAAACATCTTCAAATGATATTTCTATTATTCAAAAATTGAATGGAGTTGAATCAGGTTATTATGTTGTATTAGGAAAATATAAAAACATTGCAGAAAGAGATGCATTTGTACGTCAAGTAGTTGCAGGTGGAGGAACAAGCGTTACGCTTTTCTATAATATTTATGATGCTACTTATTATGTGTATATAGATAAGTTTGATGATTTATCAAGTGCAGTTAAAGCAACACAAGCAAGAGGAACAAAATCGTATAACAAAAAAATGTCAATAGTAAAAGTCGAATAA
- a CDS encoding T9SS type B sorting domain-containing protein — protein MSKILKSLILLFVFFSPEIEAKEKNPISTNEAFNVVISKPIFNFTFLCQSSSINTNHALTFSVTPVGNLQSNNVFTLEMSDDDFSSNIVQLSATTTNGSSPSEFVMNFTLPNTTYGTGYKLRVKSSAPAATSVRSNPFDAYFMIHNQGIKLNSATGIDSEVAYCAGSSFNLFIFDSGDASSPLFYPNLTYTWKKKVGSSDVVVGTGTSLSVNSPGQYFVETNYGVCTPSSLSKSILVTVTESSANSIIISTATNTNEVCESVGELLTLNISNSSIYTIKWFLDDDLIDGATSNTYNAVSGGTYKATVDNGSCVTTSNTYTLTSDTFSATIDVNSPYQLSLGESFLVTVTTDANAPSFQWYFNDNLLSETSNVLNISQTGEFKVLVTQTTGCVSTKELILIVIEPSVDEIPNLISPNGDGFNDKFKVPFELTSSNNLNLEIYTSSGKQIFITDNYQNNWPENTEEIFQSKSFFYFKLTKENQLIKEGILTIIK, from the coding sequence TTGAGTAAAATATTAAAGAGCTTAATTTTATTATTTGTTTTTTTTTCACCTGAAATAGAGGCTAAAGAAAAAAATCCAATATCTACTAATGAAGCATTCAATGTTGTCATTTCTAAGCCTATTTTTAATTTTACGTTTTTATGTCAAAGCTCTTCTATAAATACAAATCATGCCCTAACCTTTAGTGTAACACCAGTAGGAAATCTTCAGTCAAACAATGTGTTTACTTTAGAAATGTCAGATGATGATTTTTCTTCTAATATTGTTCAATTAAGTGCTACAACGACAAATGGCTCATCTCCAAGTGAGTTTGTCATGAATTTTACCTTACCAAATACAACTTACGGTACAGGTTATAAATTAAGAGTAAAAAGTTCTGCACCAGCAGCTACAAGTGTTAGATCTAATCCTTTTGATGCCTATTTTATGATTCACAATCAAGGAATTAAACTAAATAGTGCTACAGGTATAGATTCTGAAGTTGCATATTGTGCAGGATCTAGTTTTAACCTTTTTATTTTTGATTCTGGAGATGCATCTTCTCCCCTATTCTATCCTAATTTAACATATACTTGGAAAAAGAAAGTAGGATCAAGTGATGTTGTTGTAGGAACAGGTACATCATTATCTGTAAATTCACCAGGACAATATTTTGTAGAAACTAATTATGGAGTATGTACACCATCATCTTTGTCAAAATCAATACTTGTAACAGTTACAGAGTCAAGTGCAAATTCAATAATAATATCTACTGCAACAAATACTAATGAAGTATGTGAATCCGTTGGGGAATTATTAACTTTAAATATATCTAATAGTTCTATATATACTATCAAATGGTTTTTAGATGATGATTTAATAGATGGAGCTACTTCAAACACTTATAATGCAGTCTCTGGAGGTACTTATAAAGCTACTGTAGATAACGGATCTTGTGTTACTACTTCAAATACATATACATTAACATCAGACACATTTAGTGCAACAATTGATGTGAATTCTCCATACCAGTTATCTTTAGGAGAATCTTTTCTAGTAACAGTAACAACAGATGCAAATGCACCATCATTTCAATGGTACTTTAATGATAATTTATTATCTGAAACATCAAATGTTTTAAATATTAGTCAAACAGGTGAATTTAAAGTATTAGTTACACAAACAACAGGATGTGTTTCAACAAAAGAATTAATTCTTATCGTTATAGAGCCAAGTGTAGATGAAATCCCTAATCTAATAAGCCCAAATGGAGATGGTTTTAATGATAAATTTAAAGTTCCATTTGAATTAACTAGCTCTAATAATTTAAATTTAGAAATATATACTTCCTCTGGAAAGCAAATTTTTATTACAGATAATTACCAAAATAACTGGCCAGAGAATACTGAAGAAATTTTTCAATCAAAATCATTCTTTTATTTTAAACTAACTAAAGAAAATCAATTAATAAAAGAAGGAATCTTAACTATCATCAAATAA